GAAATTTTATTTTTATTTATCTTGATACAAGATCCTAACAGAACTGTTGGATATACAATTATTATTTTAGTTAAAATTTCTATTTATGATCCAGTATATTTTGCACATTTTTTTATATCAGGGACTATAATAAGTCCTTCATTTGGATCACCAAGTTTAAGCACTGTTTTTTTAGGTATAAAAAACCAGTTAAAACTAATAGTCCTGCATCTAATTCCTGCATTGTTAAATTTGCAGGTATTCTAAAAAATTTGCTTAAACTGGATACAGGGTCATCATAACCCAAGAGCTTTTGACTGGTACGTGGATGGGATTCAATAACATTATATTTTTGTTTAAGTAGTGAAGAAATTCTAATTCCCCTCATGGTTAACATCTTCATACCCTTGAATGTCAGGGGAAGTACACGACCATAACTACGTATATCTCGTTCTGCCTGTCGAAAATGCCCTCCAACAGCACAATTACATTCTTTCTCAAGACAGCAACGACCTTTTGGAAGGGAAAGTGGTGCATCTATTATAATTAGTGATGGTTCCAGTTTTTATCTGACAGTTTTAAAATCTCTTTGTCAGTATGGTGGATAAACTAAATTTATCACCATCTAAAATGCAGATACCCGTTTCATTTTCTTCTTTACCAGCAAGGTCTATACCTAATATTCTCATTTTCATAAACCATCGGATAATTTATTTATTTTGATCAATTCTTAGGGAATAATATATTTAAATTAAAAAAAGTGAAATTAAAATTTTTCTAAAACTTGTCTGTAAATATTCTTCAACTTATTATCATCTGATTTTTCATACATTCTTCTTAATATTAATTCCGGAGTACTCCTTGCAAAATAATCCATACGAGGTGTTCTATCAACTATGAGATTATAATTTTCATCCAAACCTTTAGCTTCTATTCCATCCACTCGGACATCTGTATATTTCAATATTTCTCGGGCCATATGGGTTACAATCACGGCAAGGGAATTGGAATCACTTATGAAATCCATGAAACTGGATATAATTTTTACAGCTGCTTCAAGTTCGGTTATGGCTTCTAATTCATCTAATAATATTAATTTGTCGGTATCTAGAGTAACTATGGGCATGAAAGTTCTTAAAAATGATTCGAATGCGCCGGCATCTAAGGAACGTTTTTTGGAGAAAAAATAAACTTCATCAACTATTTTAACACGAGCTTTACTTGCACATACAGGAAGTCCCATCTGTGACATTATACAAATTTGGGCTATTGTTTCTAGAAGAGTTGTTTTACCTCCACTATTTGCTCCTGTTAAGAGCACAACATTATTCGGGGATTCGAGTGTATAATCAATTTTTTGAACTTCTATACTATTTTCTAGTGCAAGATTTAGATGTATTCCATTCTGGAAGCTGAATCCATTTCCAAGTTCAGGTGGATTTAGATTATAGTAATGTGCAAAACAGCCAAGTGCAAATTCATAGTCAAAGAGTAAAATCTCATGTATTTCTTCTTCCACTATTGGTTTCATAGTTGAGAGTGTTTGAGCTGCTTTCACATTTTCTTCATGTGCATTTACATATTTTTTGGACATTTCCTGCTTTTTTATCCTTTCAAGTTCTTCATTATCAATTTCAATTGGATATTTCTGTATGAAAGGATCAAAAGAGCATCCAGTATTTTCACGAACTTCTTTTCTTGCTTCGGTTATAACTTCATCGAATATTTCTTGTATCTTTTTAGGCATATCCTCGTTTAAAAGGTCTAATATTTCATCGCCTTTGAGATCTACTTTTTTAATCGCTTCTTTAAGTTTTAAATCCGCTTTACGTTTGGATGATTCCACTGCATCTTCAAAAATTGCTTCATCTATATCATCGGATTCCAATGAATCTATAATTTCAATAACATCTCCCAGAATAGAATCATGCCCTAATATTCCTTTTATTTTAAGGGCGTTTTTTATTATTGGATAATTTTTTTTATAATATGATAAAACAACTTCTGGAACAATTTCATACATTTCTGATGAGTTATTTACCATTGCAATGTTCTGGGATTCAAACTCCATTAATCCCTCGCTATATACATAAACAATGAATTCAAAGTCTTCAGGATTTTCAAGTTCATCTCCAGTTATAATTGGGCAGTAACTGTTAAGACCCATATCTATAAGTTGGTGATAATCATCCCGTGTCTCAACCAATATTGCATTTGATGGATCATACAATGGTTTTGGTTCTTCCAGGGAATCTATTTTTTTAAGTAAAGATCTTAAGTCATCTAATGGTAGCTTGACCACAAAATGCTTGGCTTTCATAACAAAATCAATGTTTTCCATGATGCTCTTTTGATTTTTAAGAGGACTCATTAGAAGTATCCTATTTTCACAATACTTGGTATTGGCGAACTTAAGTATCCTCTCTATTATATCATCGTATACTTGAACAGCCTGATCAGTTTTCAGAAATTCTTTACTGGGATTGCCTAGGATAGTGTTTATTATTTGAATTGCTTTTTTCTGACTTACTCCTTCTATACTTGTGATACGGTCTACTTCGTAGTTTTGAACTGCTTCAATAAATTCTTTCTCACTGCCAAAGTTTGAAAGTATTTTATCTGCCTGACGACTGCCTATCCCTTTTATTTTCTTTAAATCCAAGCTACCACCGTTTTTATAAAATTCTTTATCTCTTGATAATTTATACTATTATTATCCCATGTATAAATGATTTTAGAGTCAATATGAGAAGTTTGATTCTTCTTTATGAAATTTATTATTTTCATTGTATTAGTTAGATTAATTTTTGTATATTTAATGGAATCTTTTTAATATTTTAAATGATTTTTTATCTAATATCCGTAAATATATTGAATTTATATTAAACTATTTAATTATATTTTTAAATTCTAATTGGAAACTTTTAATTTTAAATAAGATCAATTATTTCTACCGATATAGGAAACATAATTTTTGATAATAGTAATTGATAGGAGAGAACATGGATTTTTTATTATACATAGTTGCATTGCTTTTTACAGGTGTTTTAGTTGGTTTTACCTCAGGACTACTAGGTGTGGGTGGAGGTTTCATAATGGTACCTGTTCAGTTCTTTCTACTTACATCGTTGGGTATAGATCCAACTACTGCAATCAGAGTTGCTTTTGGAACTAGCTTGGCTGTGATTCTACCTACTGCAATTAGCGGGACAATTGGTCACAAGCGTAGAGGTGCAGTGTTAACAGAACCAACTGTATTTATGGGAATTTCGGGAATAATTGCGGCATTTATCGGTGGAACCCTTGCATCTAACATTCCGGGGGAGTATTTAAAAATAATTTTTGGAGTTTTAGTTTTAGTTGCAGCTACATGGATGTTAGTAGCTAAGTATCCGGAACATGGTTCTGAACCAAAAAAGGGAATTTTAAAATATTTAATAATTGGTTTTATAGCAGGTATTCTTTCAGGACTTCTAGGTATAGGTGGAGGGGTTATATTGGTTCCAATTTTATCTATACTAATGGGCTTCAGTATGCATCGTGCTGTTGGGACTTCAACAGCAGTTTTAATCTTCACATCTTTGGGGGGAATTATTGCATATACGTTAAATGGTGTAAATATTAGCGGACTGCCTCCTTATTCCATTGGATATGTCAATTTAATACAGTTGATTACACTGAGCATTATAACAGTCCCTATGGCTCAACTTGGTGTAAATGCATCTCATAAGATTCCTGAAAGAGAATTAAGATATTTATACATTGCGGTTATGTTCTACATAGGTTTAAAGATGATGGGTATATTCAGTTGGGTAGGTATTCCATTATAACTAAAAATAACAGATCATGGATTTTCTATGGTTTATTAATCTAAAAGACGCATGATTCTAGAAAGTGGTGGTGTTGGATCGGAAGATTCCCAAGTTGCAGATGAAGCAAGTTCCAGATAATTATCAAATTTTTTCAGTGAATTGATATTATTTTTAAGGAAGCTTCTGGTATCAACAGCAAAATCTTCATTTTTATAACATGGATTCAGTTCCATTGCCTTTTCATAACAAGTCTTTGCTTCTGGAACTTTTCCAATTTCAAAGAATATTATTCCAATATCTAACCATAATTCGGGCTGATTTGGATCAAAATTTAAAATCTGATTGTAACAAGCTGCTGCCTTCTGTAATCTTCCCATAGTGTAGTATATAAGTCCCATGTGTTTCCAAGCATCAATGAAATCTGGATAGATATAAAGAGCTTTATCATAATATGTTAGTGCATTTTCAATTTTCCCAAGGTCATAGTATAAATTTCCAATATTGAAACATATATACGCATCGTCAAGATCTTCCATTTCAACAGGTAAAATTCCTTCATTAACAGTTTTAACAAGTATTTTGTTTTCGAATTCTTTGATTTCCATTTGTTTTTGTGTTTTTTCTATTTGTTTTGCTATATTGGTGTGGTATTGGATGTTATGTTCGTTTAGAAGCTTTTTTAAATGAGTTATATGATCCTTTGGTTTTGGATAAATTTTTATAAGAATTTCTAAGTAATCTCCAATGGTTTCTGGTTTTTGGATCATTAATTTTTCTCTGAACTCCAAGTATTCCTGGTTTTTTATTTCCTCTTGTATAAGCCAGATTAAATCATCCAAAGAAAATTCCATTTTTTTATAGGTTAATAGTTCTCTGAATTTCTGCACATTACCTAATTCATAGTTGGTCCGTGATTTTTTTACAAATGCTTCTATATAAATATATTTTCCATTTGCAATCATCAAATCCCTATTTTCTTTCAATTCCTTCATTCGAAACCCTTTAAGAATTGAGGGAGAAGCATTTTCAACAAAGTTTTGTGTATCATTGGCCAGTATTTTATTTTCAAATTCTTTGATTTCCATTTGTTTTTGTGTTTTTTCTATTTGTTCTGCTAGATTGTTGTTGTGTGGGATGTTGTGTTTATTCAAAAGCTTTTTTAACTGGTCTATATGATCCATTGGTTCTGGATAATCTTTTATTAGAATTTCTAGATAATCTGTCAATTCAATTGGTTTTTGGCCCATAACTGTTTTTTTAAATTCTAAGTAATCCAGATTTTTTATTTCTTCTTTAATGAGTGAGAGCATTTCTTCATCAGAAAATTCCAAGCCTTTGTATTGAAGTAACTCCCGGAGATTCCGGATATCTGTAAATTCATAATCATAACGTGATTTTCTAATAAACCCATCAATGTAATTGTATCGTGAATTTTTTATAAAATTTTCAATGTATACTTGGTAACCCTTTTTTGTAAGTTCTGCCTTTTTAGCGTCCATATCAGATATTTCAGTTGGAACTAATTTCTCGATAATTTGTTCATCATCTTTTAAATTGAGAATTTCTTCTTTCAAATCTTGATCTAACTGATTATTATCCTGGATTGATGATTTAATTTCATTTGGTAATATATTTTTTTCAATAACATTCAATTCTCTTATATGGTTAAGTGCAATAATGGCTTTATCCTTTATGTCGCGATCTTCACCCTTCAAATCATGGATAAATGGATCCACAACAATCCTTCCGAGTGCTGTTATTGCTTCTTCTTGTATGGTTTTATCTGGGTCTTGNNNNNNNNNNNNNNNNNNNNNNNNNNNNNNNNNNNNNNNNNNNNNNNNNNNNNNNNNNNNNNNNNNNNNNNNNNNNNNNNNNNNNNNNNNNNNNNNNNNNTTTTGTCTCCAATCCTTCCGAGTGCTGTTATTGCTTCTTCTTGTATGGTTTTATCTGGGTCTTGGAGTGTTTGTATGAGGGGTTCTGTTGCTTGGGTGTCTCCTATTTTGCCTAGTGCTTCTGCTGATCTCCATCTGATTCCTAGTTGTGGGCTGTTGAGAGTTTGTATGAGTGATGGTACTGCTTTTTTGTCTCCAATCCTTCCGAGTGCTGTTATTGCTTCTTCTTGTATGGTTTTATCCGGGTCTTTGAGCGATTGCATTATGTGTTCTGTAGCACGATGGTCTCCTATTCTTTCAAGAGCCATCAGAGCTTCTTTGCGTATATTCTCATCATTATCATTCAATGCATCGATTAAACCGTCAATATCTTCTTTATCTTCCATCTCATCTATCCTATTTTTTAAGAGATTGAACACACGCATTTTTATCACCATAGCTTTGCACAAACAGAAATATTTTATAAAAAATTTCGTATCATAATTCTTATATTTTAAACATTTTTTTTTGAATAAGGGATTAATCACTTAAATTTCAAGATAAACCTTATAATAATTCCTATACTTTCATATATTATTTATTCCACTATTTAATTAAAAATTTCTCATTAAAAAAAATCAAAATAAGTAACACAATTTTTTTAATTATTAATCAAAATTTAATAATTTTATCTAGAAATCTCATAAAAAACTATTTTATTCAATAGTTAAAAGTATATATTAAAACTTTTACATTATACTTTTTATAGAGGTGATACAATCTTTCATAAAAAGAAAATAATAATATTAACAATTTTTCTGATGCTATTTTTTATTGGCAGTTCAGCAGCTGCAAGCAACAATTCAAAAAATCCTCAGATCCATTCTTCAAAGTATGAATCAAACATAGAAATAACAAAAAAAATTCATTCATCAAAAACTAAAAAAATAACACCCAAAGTGCAAGTTAAAACAAGCAAAAATGGATGTTGTTCAGTACTATTACATGTTAAAAAGGGTTATGATGTATTTTCTTTCCGAAGAGATTCTACATACTCTGCAGATATTCATTTTATCCAATTAAAATGGTATGGGAAATATGCGATCAAAGAGTATAAAACTACTAATGGCTATTTCTTTCACACAATAATAGCACGTAATGGTTGGATAGTCTCATCTGGAGGATCAGATATTCCAAGCTTGAATAAAGAACTTGAAAATTTAGCAGGGAGAACTTCAACTTCGGGCCATATAACATCTAATACGGTAAATAAAGCGTATAATATTTTGAAGAGAATGGGAATAGGACACTTTGTAATTAAATCACCAGATGATACGTTAGGTCTTGTTATATATAATGGTGGGAGTGTAAAAAAGACTGTCTTTAAAATGCACGAAGGACAATATGTTAGTGTACCTAATCATCCAGCATATTATAGAAATGGTTACATCTCTACATCTAACCCTGTATCATCAGCTATAAGCTTAGAAACTACAGATAGATGGGGAATTAACAGGCGTAACATAATAACCTATGCAGTAATGAAACATAAAGAAAAAGTTAGCTATTCAACACTGGTTAAAATATGGGCCTCAAATTGCAGAGGTACACCAGATAATATTATATTCAACGGGCATTTAATCAAAGGAAATAGTTTGCCAAGAATTCCCAACAGAAAATATATTGGACAAGTAAATCTAAAAAATAGTAAAATAGCCAAAGACATCGTGTCAAAAGTATTATTAACAACAGAATAAGTTCTGTTAGTTAATATCATTTATCTCCAAGGAAATAATTCTGTGTATTTTTATTTCTTTGTTTTTTGAGGATATTGGTATTGATATAAGTTTAAATTTCTCTATCTAAATCTAACTTTATTAATAAACTGTTAACTAGAATCAAAAATTGATCCAATTAATAGATTTTTTTATTTTTAAAGAATAAACTCTGTAGGTTAAGGAATTTTTAAACTATTCTTACTCTTTAATACCTTTTAAAAAGTTTCCTGTTGTGATTCCCCCCGTAGAAATGATTTTAATCTTAGATTTAAGTCTATTCATATTTTTTCCGGAATTCTCTTTTCTATTGATATATTCCAATCCATTTTTGTAAATTGTTATCATATCTCTTGAATAATGATATGTTTTAGTCCTGAGATCTATAACAATAGAATTAATACCCATTTGAGAAATTTCATGGAGATGATCAATTAAACATAGTTCTACAGAGTTTAGGATATGTGTTCGTCCTTCTAAATCAATCTTTATAGGAAAAATTTGCTTTTTTTCGTCTTGAATTCCCCAAAATTCATTTTCAATATCTTTAATATCTTTTTTTGGAACCAAAGAGAATAAGCAATCCTTTGTAACAAGTGTATCAACATTTCCTTGAACAACCAATTCAAAATTGGTTTTCAAATCATCTAACCTCGAACTACTAATAATCTTTCTTAAATTTTCTTTAGACAGTTCTGCAGAGGGTGTAATGGTATTAAATATTTTTATAAGCTGTAAAACTGTTTGTTTATTCCAGATATTAAGACCTGCAGATCCATATATTACCAAGTTAGGCATAACTTTTTTTACTTCTTCTGCAACGCCTATATCATCAATCATAATACCATGGAAATCTTTTGATAACTGTTTTAAAATTGTATAATATTGATTAATTTGATATTGGTGGGTTATTTGTGGCCATTTCCAAATAAATTCTGTCCTATCTTTTTTACACAATTCACAAATAAGTTTTAAAACCGAAACAACTCTTTCTATTTCTGCTTCATCTATAGAACCATCATACATTGAATTGAGATTTTTGGAATCAGAACATAAAATATTTAAATTTTTAGGGGGAACTTCGAAGTAAATTCTATTGGCCCCGCTTTCCAATGCTCCTTTAACAGTATCCAGACTATCTGCATAAACTGCAAGATCTATCGGTGTATTATCATTATCTATTCCTACAAATTGTTCCATTGAGGAGGATAATAACTTTTTAATATTATTAAACCTTTCACATGCTTCTTGAACATGAGATTGAGAGGGTTTGTAACTTAAAAGAAGTTCAATTTGAGATTTTTCTAGAAATTCTCTTCTGAAATTATTTAATTTACTGAGGGATATGAAAAGATCACCCGGATATTTGATGGAAACTTTTCGAAGGATGAACGGTGTTTTCCCAGTTTTTTGAAGCTGTTTTTCAATTTGTTCGGGATTTAATGGTTTATTAATCGCTTTTTCCATTTTAAAAGATGATTTTAAATGAATTTTACATTTATTATCATTGAATCCTATAAATTCTCCCTCTAAATGTGCTTTTAGATCAGTGTCCCACCACATTACAATATCTATAGGAATTGAAGGACTAGTCCTATTTTTTATAATTTTATTTGCCTCATGATTTAAGGATATTGAACGAGTAAGATACAGCTTTGAACCAGTTTTTACTGGCATTCCTACGTTTAATATTAATTTATCTCCTTTATGCACTGGTGATTTTTCTATGGCCATTCCATATGTTTTAAAAAATTTATTTGTTCTTTTAACCGTTTTTTCATTATTGTCATTAGAATATTTGAAAACAATACCATCGCCTATTTCGAGTTTGTATTTGTTTTTAATACTTATAATTGCTGTCCGAGTTTTTTCATCGTATCTTTGGACTTGTCCGATATAAAGACCCCTATTTCCTGGCGAATCACGAGCCATAACTAATTCTGCACTGTTTTCTGTTAAATATCCTCCAGTAAATTTCCGATTAAAGGCTAATTTCAATTTGGAAATATCATCAGAATTTTGCTTCCAGTTACCAGATGATATTGAGTCAAGAACTTTTCTGTAAATATTTACAACCAATGCAACATACTCCGGAGACCTCATTCTACCTTCAATTTTCAGAGAGTTTAAATTAATTTTTGATATAGTATCTAAATTTTGATACAATGCCAAGTCTCGTGTTGAAAGAAGGTATTTATCCTTAATATCTACAGTATGAAGAGCCAATGGTTTGCCGTATTGGTCAATTTTTCCTGAAAGCAATGTATATTTTTTACGGCAAGGTTGGGCGCACATTCCTTTGTTCCCACTTCTTCCCCCTATAAATGAAGATAATAAGCACTGTCCGGAGTAAGAGTAACATAGTGCTCCATGGCCAAATATCTCAATTTCTATTCCTAGATATTTAGTTTTTTTTATTATTTCCTCAACCTCTAAAATTCCAAGCTCCCGGGATAAAACAACCCTTTTGAAACCGAATTTTGAAGCCCATTTAACTCCAGGAACATTATGGATTGTCATTTGGGTAGAAGCATGAAGATCTAGATCAGGTACTAGTTTTTTTGCTAAACTTGCAACGCCAAGATCTTGTATTATCACTGCGTCGACACCTATTTTATAAAGCCAAATCAAGTATTCTGCAACAGATAGTAACTTTGAATCATTTACAAGGGTGTTTACTGTCACATAAATCTTAACACCCCTAAGTTTTGCATATTCTAAACCCTGTTCAATTTCAGGATCTGTGAAGTTAGTTGCGAATTTTCTAGCACCAAACTTTTTACCAGAAATATAAACAGCATCTGCCCCTGCATTAACTGCAGCTTTTAATGCATCTATTGACCCTGCTGGTGCCAGAAGTTCGGGTATATAATTTTTAGCCATAATTTTTCCTCAGAATTATTATTAGACCTCCGAAGTGTTAAAATTTTTTAATGAAAATTAATGGATAATGATAAAAGCTAGGTCAACAAATCAAAATAAATGTTAAAAGATTCAGGTGTAATAAAATGAATGCATATTTAGAAATACTCAGGCCATTTAATGCCCTTATGGGGGTTATTGCAGTACTACTAGTGGCGATTATAGTTGGAAATTTCACAATTTACGTACCCATAGCTTGTTTTATTGTTTTCATATTTACTGGGGCAGGAAATGTTATTAATGATTATGTTGACCACAACATAGATGCCATAAATAAACCTGAAAGACCCATACCCTCAGGAAGAATTTCTTTAAAAACAGCTGCAATTTACTCTATTACATTATTTATAATATCCACAATTATGGCAGTTATAATTGGTCCTATTCCGGGAATTATCGTAGTTTTAAGTGCCATTTTAATGTTTTTATATGCATACCGTCTCAAAAAATCACTTTTAATAGGAAATTTAAGCATTGCATTTTTAACAGGTCTATGTTTTGTTTTTGCAGGTCTTGTTTTAGATGCAGTTATCATTTCAATACTTCTAGGATTTTTTGCCTTCCTCATGACAATGGCTAGAGAAATTGTTAAAGACATGGAAGACGTTGAAGGAGATAGTGCAGAAGGGGCTAAAACTTTCCCAATTCAATTTGGGATGCGTGCTTCATCTATTTTAGCAGCATTTTTTATGATTTTGGCGAGCATAACAAGTCCTGCTCTTTATTTCATAGGTATTTTTAATGTAATCTATTTAATCGTTCTAATATTTGCAATGGGGCTTTTCATTGCATGTGCAGTTTCTATATTGCAGAATCAGTCAATTGAAAATACTAGAATAGTTTCAAAAAGAATTAAAATCGGTATGGCAATTGTTTTCATTGCATTTGCATTGGGATCACCAATTATACCAAACATAATACATATGATATATTGAAAATTTGAATATTTTAAATTCAGTTAATTCCCTATAAAACTATAAATAGTGATATTTATGGATATCAAACTAAAATCAATAGGAATAATAAACTCTCCCTACAAACTAAAGAACGATTCACCTAGGCAAGGTCGATATTCGGATGAAACCAGTATTATCACGGTTTTCAACGAATTCATAGATGGACTTGAAGGTTTAAAGAATTATAAATATTTAATAATTTTATATTGGCAAGATAGGGCAGAAAGGGATAAATTAAAAGTTTTTCCTCATGGAAAGACAGAAAAAAGGGGAGTTTTTTCAACAAGAGCTCCTGTACGACCAAATCCCATTGGATTTTGTTTGGTTGAACTTTTAAATATCAATAAAAATAAATTAACTGTTAAATGGTTAGATGCATTGGATGAATCTCCTCTTATTGATATCAAACCTTTTTGGAACGAATTAGATTCGATTTGATGAAAGAGTAGATTTTAATTGTAATTTATTCCAGTTGATATTCTATATATGGGAACTAAATGGATCTATTGTATGTTTTCGTTTCTTTTTTTGTAGGGGAATGAAAAGTGATATTATCAAACCAATAAATAATACGAAACTTACAATATTAAATGCAAATTTCATGGTGTTGACTT
The Methanobacterium spitsbergense DNA segment above includes these coding regions:
- a CDS encoding MutS-related protein, which produces MDLKKIKGIGSRQADKILSNFGSEKEFIEAVQNYEVDRITSIEGVSQKKAIQIINTILGNPSKEFLKTDQAVQVYDDIIERILKFANTKYCENRILLMSPLKNQKSIMENIDFVMKAKHFVVKLPLDDLRSLLKKIDSLEEPKPLYDPSNAILVETRDDYHQLIDMGLNSYCPIITGDELENPEDFEFIVYVYSEGLMEFESQNIAMVNNSSEMYEIVPEVVLSYYKKNYPIIKNALKIKGILGHDSILGDVIEIIDSLESDDIDEAIFEDAVESSKRKADLKLKEAIKKVDLKGDEILDLLNEDMPKKIQEIFDEVITEARKEVRENTGCSFDPFIQKYPIEIDNEELERIKKQEMSKKYVNAHEENVKAAQTLSTMKPIVEEEIHEILLFDYEFALGCFAHYYNLNPPELGNGFSFQNGIHLNLALENSIEVQKIDYTLESPNNVVLLTGANSGGKTTLLETIAQICIMSQMGLPVCASKARVKIVDEVYFFSKKRSLDAGAFESFLRTFMPIVTLDTDKLILLDELEAITELEAAVKIISSFMDFISDSNSLAVIVTHMAREILKYTDVRVDGIEAKGLDENYNLIVDRTPRMDYFARSTPELILRRMYEKSDDNKLKNIYRQVLEKF
- a CDS encoding sulfite exporter TauE/SafE family protein translates to MDFLLYIVALLFTGVLVGFTSGLLGVGGGFIMVPVQFFLLTSLGIDPTTAIRVAFGTSLAVILPTAISGTIGHKRRGAVLTEPTVFMGISGIIAAFIGGTLASNIPGEYLKIIFGVLVLVAATWMLVAKYPEHGSEPKKGILKYLIIGFIAGILSGLLGIGGGVILVPILSILMGFSMHRAVGTSTAVLIFTSLGGIIAYTLNGVNISGLPPYSIGYVNLIQLITLSIITVPMAQLGVNASHKIPERELRYLYIAVMFYIGLKMMGIFSWVGIPL
- a CDS encoding tetratricopeptide repeat protein is translated as QDPDKTIQEEAITALGRIVVDPFIHDLKGEDRDIKDKAIIALNHIRELNVIEKNILPNEIKSSIQDNNQLDQDLKEEILNLKDDEQIIEKLVPTEISDMDAKKAELTKKGYQVYIENFIKNSRYNYIDGFIRKSRYDYEFTDIRNLRELLQYKGLEFSDEEMLSLIKEEIKNLDYLEFKKTVMGQKPIELTDYLEILIKDYPEPMDHIDQLKKLLNKHNIPHNNNLAEQIEKTQKQMEIKEFENKILANDTQNFVENASPSILKGFRMKELKENRDLMIANGKYIYIEAFVKKSRTNYELGNVQKFRELLTYKKMEFSLDDLIWLIQEEIKNQEYLEFREKLMIQKPETIGDYLEILIKIYPKPKDHITHLKKLLNEHNIQYHTNIAKQIEKTQKQMEIKEFENKILVKTVNEGILPVEMEDLDDAYICFNIGNLYYDLGKIENALTYYDKALYIYPDFIDAWKHMGLIYYTMGRLQKAAACYNQILNFDPNQPELWLDIGIIFFEIGKVPEAKTCYEKAMELNPCYKNEDFAVDTRSFLKNNINSLKKFDNYLELASSATWESSDPTPPLSRIMRLLD
- a CDS encoding HEAT repeat domain-containing protein → MRVFNLLKNRIDEMEDKEDIDGLIDALNDNDENIRKEALMALERIGDHRATEHIMQSLKDPDKTIQEEAITALGRIGDKKAVPSLIQTLNSPQLGIRWRSAEALGKIGDTQATEPLIQTLQDPDKTIQEEAITALGRIGDK
- a CDS encoding DUF3656 domain-containing U32 family peptidase, whose translation is MAKNYIPELLAPAGSIDALKAAVNAGADAVYISGKKFGARKFATNFTDPEIEQGLEYAKLRGVKIYVTVNTLVNDSKLLSVAEYLIWLYKIGVDAVIIQDLGVASLAKKLVPDLDLHASTQMTIHNVPGVKWASKFGFKRVVLSRELGILEVEEIIKKTKYLGIEIEIFGHGALCYSYSGQCLLSSFIGGRSGNKGMCAQPCRKKYTLLSGKIDQYGKPLALHTVDIKDKYLLSTRDLALYQNLDTISKINLNSLKIEGRMRSPEYVALVVNIYRKVLDSISSGNWKQNSDDISKLKLAFNRKFTGGYLTENSAELVMARDSPGNRGLYIGQVQRYDEKTRTAIISIKNKYKLEIGDGIVFKYSNDNNEKTVKRTNKFFKTYGMAIEKSPVHKGDKLILNVGMPVKTGSKLYLTRSISLNHEANKIIKNRTSPSIPIDIVMWWDTDLKAHLEGEFIGFNDNKCKIHLKSSFKMEKAINKPLNPEQIEKQLQKTGKTPFILRKVSIKYPGDLFISLSKLNNFRREFLEKSQIELLLSYKPSQSHVQEACERFNNIKKLLSSSMEQFVGIDNDNTPIDLAVYADSLDTVKGALESGANRIYFEVPPKNLNILCSDSKNLNSMYDGSIDEAEIERVVSVLKLICELCKKDRTEFIWKWPQITHQYQINQYYTILKQLSKDFHGIMIDDIGVAEEVKKVMPNLVIYGSAGLNIWNKQTVLQLIKIFNTITPSAELSKENLRKIISSSRLDDLKTNFELVVQGNVDTLVTKDCLFSLVPKKDIKDIENEFWGIQDEKKQIFPIKIDLEGRTHILNSVELCLIDHLHEISQMGINSIVIDLRTKTYHYSRDMITIYKNGLEYINRKENSGKNMNRLKSKIKIISTGGITTGNFLKGIKE
- a CDS encoding UbiA family prenyltransferase produces the protein MNAYLEILRPFNALMGVIAVLLVAIIVGNFTIYVPIACFIVFIFTGAGNVINDYVDHNIDAINKPERPIPSGRISLKTAAIYSITLFIISTIMAVIIGPIPGIIVVLSAILMFLYAYRLKKSLLIGNLSIAFLTGLCFVFAGLVLDAVIISILLGFFAFLMTMAREIVKDMEDVEGDSAEGAKTFPIQFGMRASSILAAFFMILASITSPALYFIGIFNVIYLIVLIFAMGLFIACAVSILQNQSIENTRIVSKRIKIGMAIVFIAFALGSPIIPNIIHMIY
- the tsaA gene encoding tRNA (N6-threonylcarbamoyladenosine(37)-N6)-methyltransferase TrmO, which gives rise to MDIKLKSIGIINSPYKLKNDSPRQGRYSDETSIITVFNEFIDGLEGLKNYKYLIILYWQDRAERDKLKVFPHGKTEKRGVFSTRAPVRPNPIGFCLVELLNINKNKLTVKWLDALDESPLIDIKPFWNELDSI